The Neptunomonas concharum genomic interval GACGATGAAGCCCATGGTTTTCGTGATGCGAGTAACCTTGCTGATGCTTTAGAAAAGGAGCTGAAGTTTTATCGTAAAATTATCAGCTCATCTTCTTAAGATAGTTACTCACCATCTGTTTAAATGCCTTCCGATCCTTACCTTCTATTTCCGTCATAATAGGTATATCAGCACTCATCGCATTGACGGGCCGATTGTTAATATGCAGCTCATAGTGCAGATGAGCCCCGGTTGAGCGGCCAGAGTTCCCTGAGAGTGCAATTTTTTGACCACGAGAGACACTTTGCCCTTTGCGTACTAACGCTTTCTTTAAATGCAGATAACGGGTTTGGTATTTTTGCCCATGTTTTATCTTTATATAAAGGCCAGCGTAGGCATGCTTTTTCACTTCGGTAACGACACCATCGCCTGTAGATAGCACCGGTGTGCCAATAGGTGTGCCAAAGTCAGTACCGTTGTGAGGACGAATTAAGCGGGTAACTGGGTGGCGGCGTCGTGGATTGAAGTTAGAGGTAATGCGGTATTTTTTCGCCAGAGGAAAGCGAGAGAATGCGCGCTCTAGGCCAACACCGTTTTTGTCATAGTAGCTATCGTTATAGAGAAAAGCGGTGATCTCGCGTTTTTGATTTAAAATACGAATACCTTCTACACGGGTTTCGCCTGTTTCCAGCCCTTTTACCATCTGCTTGGAGCGGATAATCTGAAAGCTATCCCCCAGTCTGAATCCTTTATTAAAGTTGATCTTCTCTTTGAGTAAAGAAGACAGCTCCATAATCTCGCCTGCGTTGAGCCCTGCACGTTGAGCTGAGAGATAAAAGCTGCCTTTTACATCTCCGGTTAGTGTCTCTTGCTGCCAAGTGCCAGGTAGCAATACCTCTTTATATTCAAAGCCACCTCCGTCTATGCGCTGGTAAGTAACTTTATGAGCTAGGTTAAACTCTATTTCTAAACGCTCTAGCTGTTGTCGGTCATGGCTCATCCAGAACCTTAAGTGGTGTCCTGGACGGAGGGTGTCCAAAGCTAAAATCGCCAAATCTGTTTCCAGAATCTCATACATGGTGGATTGAGGAATGCGCACCTGATCAAAAATGTAACCGAGGGTGTCGCCCTTAGCGATGGTATAAAAGTAATCTTCAAGTGCTAACGTTGAGCTGTTAGGAGCCTCCTCTAACAAGTCAGAGGGAGTGGTGGTTATATTAGGAAACGTTAGGGTGACGGGAGAATTTCGTTCTCCGGTAAAAAGGATAAAGAGTACTAAAGCGGTTAGTACTAATGATAAAACTTTGTGAAAAGAGGGTAGCCGGGACCAGAAAAGATCGGCATACATAATAATCTGGCGCATGAGACCCGAAACCGTGAAATGCTGTATATAAGCGGGCTAAGGTAGCTGATTGTGGACACGATGCCAAGTTGCAACGATGATTATTCTTTCATATCTGGCGAGGTGATGGGCTTGGGCGCTTTAAAAGCAAGGCATGTTCGCGCAAAATACCGAACAATACAGAGATATTAGCGACAATTTAATGAAAAAACATTTTATTTTAGGCTACGGCAGTTTGATTAATAGTCGTAGCCGTGCGGTGACGGGTAGAACCGGAGAGGTCATTCCCGTAAAAGTGACAGGCTTCAAACGGTACTGGTCGGTAATGTCGCCAGATTTTGGCATGAGCTCAGTAGCTGTGGTTGCTCAGGAAGACGCCGCCTGTAACGGCGTCCTTGTTGAGGTGCCCGCCGAGGAATTGCCTAGCTTTGATCAACGAGAGGCAGGATATCAACGTGTCGAAATACCTGCCGAGCGGATGCATACTTACTGTGGTCGTGAGTTGCCAGAAGGCCAGATTTGGATCTATCAAGCCAATACAATTGTTAATCCCACTCCTGTTTGTCCTATTGCACTGAGCTATGCCGATGTGATTTTGGCTGGATGTTTTGAACATGGTGAGACCTTTGCTTATGAGTTTCTTGAGCAAACCTATGGATGGCATCACCCATTGGTTAATGATCGCCAGCAGCCTCGTTATCCGCGTGTTCAGCCTGAGCTTCACGAAGAGATCGATAAGCTCAATACCATGGTGGCTAAGGTCGCTAAGCTAAGTAATGATGAGTTATCCCTGTCTTATCAAGTGTTGATTAGCTCCTCCGTCTCGCATAGTGGGTCGGACCAATAGTTGTGAGACTAAAGTAGTGTGTTAAATGGGTCGAGCGAAGCACAGACGGCGTTCCGTTATTCTTTGATAATGGTCTCATCTTCGCCATCCCTGGCAATCTGTCGGTATGTGGACTTGCTGACACTCTTCTCGCCCGTCTCTGTACGGGCTTTTTTTATGATTGGT includes:
- a CDS encoding gamma-glutamylcyclotransferase; this translates as MKKHFILGYGSLINSRSRAVTGRTGEVIPVKVTGFKRYWSVMSPDFGMSSVAVVAQEDAACNGVLVEVPAEELPSFDQREAGYQRVEIPAERMHTYCGRELPEGQIWIYQANTIVNPTPVCPIALSYADVILAGCFEHGETFAYEFLEQTYGWHHPLVNDRQQPRYPRVQPELHEEIDKLNTMVAKVAKLSNDELSLSYQVLISSSVSHSGSDQ
- a CDS encoding peptidoglycan DD-metalloendopeptidase family protein, giving the protein MRQIIMYADLFWSRLPSFHKVLSLVLTALVLFILFTGERNSPVTLTFPNITTTPSDLLEEAPNSSTLALEDYFYTIAKGDTLGYIFDQVRIPQSTMYEILETDLAILALDTLRPGHHLRFWMSHDRQQLERLEIEFNLAHKVTYQRIDGGGFEYKEVLLPGTWQQETLTGDVKGSFYLSAQRAGLNAGEIMELSSLLKEKINFNKGFRLGDSFQIIRSKQMVKGLETGETRVEGIRILNQKREITAFLYNDSYYDKNGVGLERAFSRFPLAKKYRITSNFNPRRRHPVTRLIRPHNGTDFGTPIGTPVLSTGDGVVTEVKKHAYAGLYIKIKHGQKYQTRYLHLKKALVRKGQSVSRGQKIALSGNSGRSTGAHLHYELHINNRPVNAMSADIPIMTEIEGKDRKAFKQMVSNYLKKMS